From Deinococcus aquaedulcis, the proteins below share one genomic window:
- a CDS encoding VUT family protein, which translates to MNHSPARGLLAPLPLLLIALYALSILLANLTLNKFIPLPVYGMLSVGTIFFAAVFTLRDRIHRAGGLNAVYVAIGVALLVNTVVALLTGTPWRFIGASFLAILVGELADTAVYQRFIRRSWWTRVLASNAVSVPLDSILFTLLAFWGDMSSNEIAQIIFADIVAKYLIAALFAFRLRHAARSAAA; encoded by the coding sequence ATGAACCACTCTCCCGCTCGGGGCCTGCTTGCCCCGCTGCCCCTGCTCTTGATTGCTCTGTACGCGCTGAGCATTCTGCTCGCCAACCTCACGCTGAACAAGTTCATTCCGCTGCCGGTCTACGGGATGCTGAGTGTGGGCACCATCTTCTTCGCCGCCGTATTTACGCTGCGCGACCGTATTCACCGTGCCGGTGGCCTGAACGCGGTGTATGTCGCCATTGGCGTGGCGCTGCTGGTGAACACCGTCGTGGCGCTGCTCACCGGCACGCCGTGGCGCTTTATTGGCGCCAGCTTCCTGGCGATTCTGGTGGGCGAACTGGCCGATACCGCTGTCTACCAGCGCTTTATCCGCCGCAGCTGGTGGACCCGGGTGCTGGCCAGCAACGCCGTCAGCGTGCCCCTGGACTCCATTCTGTTCACCCTGCTGGCGTTCTGGGGCGACATGAGCAGTAACGAGATTGCCCAGATCATCTTCGCTGACATCGTGGCCAAGTACCTGATCGCGGCGCTGTTCGCCTTCCGGCTGCGGCACGCGGCCCGCTCCGCCGCCGCATGA
- a CDS encoding glycoside hydrolase family 31 protein, producing MRLSSFAVEVGGAPAPGRQGTQVRVWGETDLLLVSAPLPGVLRVRLIPEARAGSLSFPRPAPKPSFALRPGLPEGVSLSAAEDGDDLLIIGGGLALKLDRRTGAWQVLSGSGPGARVLAQAHAWSGEAPAPRPALDAERFALRRTRLHLGAPEGAAYLGFGEKVGPLDKRGQHLTFWNTDCFPHHLETDPLYVSIPFTTVLQGGRAHGLFLDEPWRLEADVARSHPEELRFASAGPELDLYVIAGPRPADVLRRYADLTGTAPMPPLWALGAAQSRWGYRTEGDLRAVIAGYRERGLPLDSVYVDIDYMDAYKVWTVNRANFPDLRALVKEAAGQGVKLVPIVDPGVKVEAGYEVYEEAVRGDHLVRTARGDVLVGEVWPDPAVFPDFTRPEVVAWWAGHHRVFAEAGIQGQWNDMNEPACFSLRQPQPTEGKTLPYDARHGPRTHLEVHNAYANGMNEASRAGYARFSPGIRPWILTRAGYAGIQRSAAVWTGDNAASWGHLALSLPMLGGLGLSGVPFVGADVGGFGGDSTGELLVRWYQAALGYTFVRNHAALGTADQEPWRFGEPYTALVGAALERRYRLLPHLYTLAHAATRTGLPLLRPLALHFPGDEDALREEGQYLLGEGLLVAPVLRGGVRRRQVYLPAGRWAEVFNLGRFGAIHEGEQYVTAQAPLDTLPLYLRAGEALALTQGALHTTTARWADLTWLVHAGPHGFVSQLYEDGGDGPVRGRLTRLLGERHGAQVLIRREVEGDTFAEPRVTLRVAGLGHVRRVDGAVNYTYEDGVLTLTLPARWSALTLELDEDEDSGPDPDTLEVEDR from the coding sequence ATGCGCCTGAGTTCATTTGCGGTGGAGGTGGGGGGTGCCCCGGCCCCGGGCCGGCAGGGCACGCAGGTGCGCGTGTGGGGCGAGACCGACCTGCTGCTGGTTTCAGCCCCCTTGCCCGGGGTGCTGCGCGTGCGCCTTATCCCCGAAGCGCGCGCCGGATCGCTCTCGTTTCCCCGCCCGGCGCCCAAACCCAGCTTTGCGCTGCGCCCGGGGCTGCCCGAAGGCGTAAGTCTTAGCGCCGCTGAGGACGGCGACGATCTGCTGATCATCGGCGGGGGGCTGGCGCTGAAGCTGGACCGCCGGACGGGCGCGTGGCAGGTGCTTAGTGGCAGCGGCCCGGGGGCGCGGGTGCTGGCCCAGGCGCACGCCTGGAGCGGCGAGGCCCCCGCCCCCCGCCCCGCGCTGGACGCCGAACGCTTTGCCCTACGCCGCACCCGCCTGCACCTGGGGGCCCCGGAAGGCGCGGCCTACCTGGGCTTTGGCGAGAAGGTGGGGCCCCTGGACAAGCGGGGGCAGCACCTCACCTTCTGGAACACCGACTGCTTTCCCCACCACCTCGAAACCGACCCGCTGTACGTGTCGATTCCCTTCACCACGGTGCTGCAGGGAGGCCGTGCCCACGGCCTGTTCCTGGACGAGCCCTGGCGCCTGGAAGCGGACGTGGCGCGCAGCCACCCCGAAGAACTGCGCTTTGCCTCGGCGGGGCCGGAGTTGGACCTGTATGTGATTGCCGGGCCCCGCCCCGCCGACGTGCTGCGCCGCTACGCGGACCTGACCGGCACGGCGCCCATGCCGCCCCTGTGGGCCCTGGGCGCCGCGCAGAGCCGCTGGGGCTACCGCACCGAGGGCGACCTGCGCGCCGTGATCGCCGGCTACCGCGAGCGCGGCCTGCCGCTGGACAGCGTGTACGTGGACATTGATTACATGGACGCCTACAAGGTCTGGACGGTGAACCGCGCGAATTTCCCGGACCTGCGGGCGCTGGTGAAAGAGGCGGCGGGCCAGGGCGTGAAACTGGTGCCCATCGTGGACCCCGGCGTGAAGGTGGAAGCGGGCTACGAGGTCTACGAGGAGGCCGTGCGCGGCGACCATCTGGTGCGCACCGCCCGGGGCGACGTGCTGGTGGGCGAGGTCTGGCCGGACCCGGCGGTCTTCCCGGACTTCACCCGCCCCGAGGTGGTGGCGTGGTGGGCGGGGCACCACCGCGTCTTTGCCGAAGCGGGCATTCAGGGCCAGTGGAACGACATGAACGAGCCCGCGTGCTTTTCCCTGCGCCAGCCGCAGCCCACCGAGGGCAAGACACTGCCCTACGACGCCCGGCACGGCCCCCGCACCCACCTGGAGGTGCACAACGCCTATGCCAACGGCATGAACGAGGCCAGCCGCGCCGGCTACGCGCGCTTCAGCCCCGGCATCCGGCCCTGGATTCTCACGCGCGCCGGGTACGCGGGCATTCAGCGCTCGGCGGCGGTGTGGACCGGCGACAACGCGGCCAGCTGGGGCCACCTGGCCCTCAGCCTGCCCATGCTGGGCGGCCTGGGCCTGAGCGGCGTGCCGTTTGTGGGGGCGGATGTGGGCGGCTTTGGCGGCGACAGCACCGGGGAACTGCTGGTGCGCTGGTATCAGGCGGCGCTGGGCTATACGTTCGTGCGCAACCACGCGGCCCTGGGCACCGCCGACCAGGAACCGTGGCGCTTTGGCGAACCCTACACGGCCCTGGTGGGCGCGGCGCTGGAACGGCGCTACCGGCTGCTGCCGCACCTGTACACCCTGGCGCACGCGGCCACCCGCACCGGGTTGCCCTTGCTGCGCCCGCTGGCCCTGCACTTCCCCGGCGATGAGGACGCCCTGCGTGAAGAGGGCCAGTACCTGCTGGGCGAGGGCCTGCTGGTGGCCCCGGTGCTGCGCGGCGGGGTGCGGCGGCGGCAGGTGTATCTGCCCGCTGGCCGCTGGGCCGAGGTGTTCAACCTGGGCCGCTTTGGCGCCATCCACGAGGGCGAACAGTATGTGACCGCCCAGGCGCCGCTGGACACGCTGCCCCTGTACCTGCGCGCCGGCGAGGCCCTGGCCCTGACCCAGGGAGCCCTCCACACCACCACCGCGCGCTGGGCCGACCTGACGTGGCTGGTGCACGCCGGCCCCCACGGCTTCGTGAGCCAGCTGTACGAGGACGGCGGCGACGGCCCGGTGCGCGGGCGCCTGACCCGGCTGCTGGGCGAGCGCCACGGGGCCCAGGTGCTGATCCGCCGCGAGGTGGAGGGCGACACCTTCGCCGAGCCGCGCGTGACCCTGCGCGTGGCGGGCCTGGGCCATGTGCGCCGCGTGGACGGCGCCGTGAACTACACCTACGAGGACGGCGTGCTCACGCTGACCCTACCGGCGCGCTGGTCGGCCCTGACGCTGGAACTCGATGAAGACGAGGACAGCGGCCCCGACCCGGACACCCTGGAGGTCGAGGACCGCTAA
- a CDS encoding ribonuclease H yields the protein MNQAFVDASWNEVPTEEGLSGMGGWGLILIVPGALPARVQGQLRAPDNNAAEVRAVLEAVRAAPSGQPLTVHTDNEAVIASVGRGRGPEFLADAAREVRDEAEARGVDLRLRYAPRTRRHMQAAHLLANDARRGLGTPGLTETRSDVLIEQRAAGGEARVSLRRPGERVTAHVPLDFASEVPPSAQALLAAVGLALPGEVLVVRRASKVAQALWQRPERALRPGAQALLQGARRAADESGVQVEFLGVG from the coding sequence GTGAATCAGGCGTTTGTGGATGCAAGCTGGAATGAGGTCCCCACGGAAGAGGGGCTGAGCGGCATGGGCGGCTGGGGCCTGATTCTCATCGTGCCGGGCGCGCTGCCTGCCCGGGTGCAGGGCCAGCTGCGCGCGCCAGACAACAACGCCGCCGAGGTGCGCGCGGTGCTTGAAGCGGTGCGCGCCGCGCCGTCCGGGCAGCCCCTGACCGTGCACACCGACAACGAGGCCGTGATTGCCTCGGTGGGGCGGGGCCGGGGGCCGGAGTTCCTGGCTGACGCCGCCCGCGAGGTCCGCGACGAGGCCGAGGCGCGCGGCGTGGACCTGCGCCTGCGCTACGCCCCGCGTACCCGGCGCCACATGCAGGCCGCCCACCTGCTGGCGAACGACGCCCGGCGCGGCCTGGGCACCCCTGGCCTGACGGAAACCCGCTCTGACGTGCTGATCGAGCAGCGCGCCGCCGGGGGCGAGGCCCGCGTGAGCCTGCGCCGCCCCGGCGAGCGCGTGACCGCCCATGTGCCGCTGGATTTCGCCTCGGAGGTGCCGCCCAGTGCCCAGGCGCTACTGGCGGCGGTGGGGCTGGCGCTGCCCGGCGAGGTGCTGGTGGTGCGCCGCGCCAGCAAGGTGGCCCAGGCGCTGTGGCAGCGCCCCGAGCGGGCCCTGCGCCCCGGGGCCCAGGCCCTGCTGCAGGGCGCCCGGCGCGCGGCCGATGAAAGCGGCGTGCAGGTGGAATTCCTGGGGGTGGGTTAG